From Methanocella paludicola SANAE, a single genomic window includes:
- a CDS encoding carboxypeptidase-like regulatory domain-containing protein, which produces MLMRLYYLLIFAVVVLFVSPASAAGTPFSLSGQVLDRYGGPLQGACVTLIDNAHKTISINYTNENGNYDFVNVVSDTDTVSVRVNLTRGGKTYEIPSYYTRWYPSKGIQCINSNETSFSNYPEPVYGYIYGAIQAGAGNAASFIPGIVYLADPDSGIRYYQFADRTDGKASYTFYAPAGSYILYAQHRENGVVYESARKAVNVTPNAAVTEVLDTRIILPLTSPSSSPDPAEAPAHHENRVIGIVLTKDSQPLPGVTVALYQRSDNGSTFVPMVTDGRTVSATTNDQGRYAFSGVAPTTDDGKPIQAKKDIVAVAEYGAAEDRTEEKPLYYPDMLMANGGEDDARNVAFVPMVLDVGASATASATTSEPSGIPIEWAALLASLAVGILCLLGLYLFLSRKGR; this is translated from the coding sequence ATGTTAATGCGACTGTATTATTTGCTCATATTCGCGGTGGTCGTGCTTTTTGTCTCCCCGGCCTCCGCCGCCGGCACGCCCTTTTCTCTCTCCGGGCAGGTGCTCGACCGATACGGCGGCCCCTTGCAGGGAGCCTGCGTGACACTGATCGATAACGCGCATAAGACCATATCGATCAACTATACGAACGAGAACGGCAACTACGACTTCGTCAACGTGGTATCGGATACTGACACGGTCTCGGTGAGGGTGAACCTCACGCGGGGCGGGAAGACATACGAGATTCCCTCGTACTACACTCGATGGTATCCCTCAAAAGGCATCCAGTGCATCAACAGCAACGAGACAAGTTTTTCGAACTATCCTGAGCCAGTCTACGGCTACATATACGGCGCCATCCAGGCCGGCGCCGGGAATGCCGCCAGCTTCATCCCGGGGATCGTTTACCTGGCGGACCCCGATAGCGGCATCAGGTACTACCAGTTCGCCGACAGGACGGACGGCAAGGCCAGCTATACGTTCTACGCCCCCGCGGGCAGCTACATCTTATACGCTCAGCATCGGGAGAACGGAGTGGTCTACGAGTCGGCCCGCAAGGCCGTGAACGTCACTCCCAACGCAGCCGTGACCGAAGTGCTCGATACCCGCATCATCCTCCCGCTGACCTCTCCCTCCTCGAGCCCGGACCCCGCCGAGGCGCCGGCCCACCACGAGAACAGGGTCATCGGCATCGTCTTGACAAAAGACAGCCAGCCCCTGCCCGGCGTGACCGTGGCGCTCTACCAGCGGTCCGATAACGGGTCCACCTTCGTCCCGATGGTGACAGATGGCAGGACCGTCTCTGCCACGACGAACGATCAGGGCCGATACGCGTTCTCGGGCGTGGCACCGACCACGGACGACGGCAAGCCGATCCAGGCGAAGAAGGACATCGTGGCCGTGGCGGAATACGGGGCTGCAGAGGACCGGACGGAAGAGAAGCCCCTGTATTACCCGGACATGCTCATGGCGAACGGCGGGGAGGACGACGCAAGGAACGTGGCCTTCGTTCCCATGGTGCTCGATGTGGGCGCTTCCGCGACTGCGAGCGCCACGACATCGGAGCCCTCAGGGATCCCCATCGAGTGGGCTGCCCTGCTGGCGTCACTGGCAGTGGGCATCCTGTGCCTCCTCGGGTTGTACCTGTTCCTGAGCCGGAAGGGTAGGTGA
- a CDS encoding hemerythrin domain-containing protein has translation MTFRRFTYRPGAFLGIFAQATQARPTWASERSMNVSAPEALSREHAMLTRLLLAIDNVVDSALDDRSTDLSPINSAANAIQKVVADHHMAFEEESVYPRMEQIDYLSSMTETLEGQHDDARVVNKMVLDLTRGGKVKGKSEMDELALLTKSFKDMITAHAAWEETVIFPAMYDLLPERDMDDINKQFMEAEQRLLGNKGIVEIYRAIDNIEEAAGTHDLSMYTF, from the coding sequence ATGACCTTTAGGAGATTTACTTATCGGCCGGGCGCATTTCTGGGCATCTTCGCCCAGGCGACCCAGGCCAGGCCTACGTGGGCGAGCGAACGCTCGATGAACGTGTCCGCCCCTGAAGCGCTTTCCAGGGAGCACGCGATGCTCACCCGCCTGCTGCTCGCCATCGATAACGTCGTGGACAGCGCCCTCGACGACAGGAGCACGGACCTGAGCCCCATCAACAGCGCGGCCAACGCGATCCAGAAAGTGGTGGCCGACCACCACATGGCGTTCGAGGAGGAGAGCGTCTACCCGCGCATGGAGCAGATCGACTACCTGAGCAGCATGACGGAAACGCTTGAGGGCCAGCACGATGACGCCCGAGTCGTTAACAAGATGGTGCTCGACCTGACCAGAGGGGGCAAGGTCAAGGGCAAGAGCGAAATGGACGAGCTGGCGCTGCTCACGAAGAGCTTCAAGGACATGATCACGGCCCACGCCGCCTGGGAAGAGACCGTCATTTTCCCCGCGATGTACGACCTCCTCCCGGAGAGGGACATGGACGACATCAATAAACAATTCATGGAAGCGGAACAGAGGCTGCTGGGCAACAAGGGCATCGTGGAGATCTACCGGGCCATCGACAACATCGAAGAAGCGGCGGGCACTCACGACCTGAGCATGTACACGTTCTAA
- a CDS encoding aldolase, giving the protein MMWRDIAYWGKKLAASGLVSSRFGNISVRTERGLLIKKTGVMLDSIESAGDVIEVGMEPSPADREASSETSSHRAIYRATDAMAIIHAHPQFAIVESLLCEGEIRPLDSEGLPFLGTIPIVDGDSGSRELYDNLISVFSPGKYRGVVNRGHGSFAIGPDLKDCFNTTTMIEHSSKVKYFYDMASRGKNEK; this is encoded by the coding sequence ATGATGTGGCGGGATATCGCATACTGGGGTAAAAAGCTTGCCGCGAGCGGGCTCGTCAGCTCGAGGTTCGGCAACATCAGCGTGCGCACGGAGCGCGGGCTGCTGATAAAAAAGACGGGCGTCATGCTCGACTCCATCGAGAGCGCCGGCGACGTGATCGAGGTGGGCATGGAGCCCTCGCCCGCCGACCGCGAGGCCTCGTCCGAGACCTCGAGCCACCGCGCCATATACAGGGCCACGGACGCGATGGCGATCATCCACGCTCACCCGCAGTTCGCCATCGTGGAGTCGCTCCTCTGCGAGGGCGAGATCCGGCCTCTTGACAGCGAAGGCCTCCCGTTCCTGGGCACCATACCCATCGTGGACGGGGACTCGGGCTCCAGGGAGCTGTACGATAACCTGATATCGGTATTTTCGCCGGGAAAGTACAGGGGCGTGGTGAACCGCGGCCACGGCTCGTTCGCCATCGGGCCGGACCTGAAGGACTGCTTCAACACCACCACGATGATCGAGCACAGCTCGAAGGTCAAGTACTTTTATGACATGGCGAGCCGTGGAAAAAACGAAAAGTAA
- a CDS encoding class I SAM-dependent methyltransferase: MVSHLKAWEDEYTRTEWRGPYSIEPMKELLRAGARVLDVGCGNGKLLAPLARAGFDVLGVDISRGALLTLADRRIVQGDARDLPFKEDTFGGAVCYDVLQHLLEAERDAAVREIRRVLVPGGLLFIQVFGRKDMRYGGTLVEPDTFRRHSGIIYHYFSEDEVRAMLSGFTVLRMDSSISVKAFKGEEFTRHKITAVAQK, translated from the coding sequence ATGGTTTCGCATCTGAAGGCCTGGGAGGACGAGTATACGCGCACCGAGTGGAGGGGGCCCTATAGCATCGAGCCCATGAAAGAGCTCCTCAGGGCCGGCGCCCGGGTGCTGGACGTGGGCTGCGGGAACGGAAAATTGCTCGCCCCGCTGGCCAGGGCGGGGTTCGACGTCCTGGGGGTGGATATATCCAGGGGGGCGCTGCTCACGCTGGCGGACCGGAGGATCGTGCAGGGCGACGCCCGGGACCTGCCCTTCAAGGAGGATACGTTCGGCGGCGCCGTGTGCTACGACGTGCTCCAGCACCTGCTCGAGGCCGAGAGGGACGCCGCCGTCCGGGAGATACGGCGGGTGCTCGTGCCGGGAGGCCTGCTTTTTATCCAGGTGTTCGGCAGGAAGGACATGCGCTATGGAGGCACCCTGGTGGAGCCCGACACGTTCAGGCGGCACAGCGGCATCATATACCACTACTTTTCTGAGGATGAGGTGAGGGCCATGCTCTCGGGATTCACGGTGCTCCGCATGGACAGCTCCATCTCCGTCAAGGCCTTTAAGGGCGAGGAGTTCACCCGCCATAAGATCACGGCCGTCGCCCAGAAATGA
- a CDS encoding HAD family hydrolase produces the protein MNSIDTVTFDVWNTLLVHEFYDDRVKLARVERIEKALDCAGFRFSRDDLLKAYDYSEASLCSLWKDERDASLDGHVALFLDGLGLEADEYHKDILRQPYADALLDFKPVMVEGAPDVLASLKKKGYRIGLISNTGRTPGETIRRVLDGYGILKYFDATVFSNELGYIKPNRRIFERALSGLGSRAANAVHVGDSVLLDIYGAREAGMSAILFNKYSVRFEKYATRYYEANGRSGTPDAAVERLADVTSAVEALEIK, from the coding sequence ATGAATTCCATCGACACCGTTACCTTCGACGTCTGGAATACTCTGCTCGTGCATGAGTTTTACGATGATCGTGTCAAGCTGGCGCGCGTCGAGCGCATCGAGAAAGCCCTTGACTGTGCGGGCTTCCGGTTTAGCAGGGATGACCTTTTGAAGGCCTACGACTACTCCGAGGCCAGCCTCTGCAGCCTCTGGAAGGACGAGAGGGACGCGAGCCTGGACGGCCACGTCGCTTTGTTTTTGGACGGCCTGGGCCTGGAGGCCGACGAATATCACAAGGACATCCTCCGCCAGCCTTACGCCGACGCCCTGCTCGATTTTAAGCCCGTGATGGTGGAGGGGGCGCCGGATGTCCTGGCGAGCCTCAAGAAGAAGGGCTACCGCATCGGGCTCATATCGAACACGGGCCGGACTCCGGGCGAGACGATCCGCCGGGTGCTGGACGGCTACGGCATCCTGAAGTACTTCGACGCCACGGTGTTCTCCAACGAGTTGGGCTACATCAAGCCGAACAGGCGCATCTTCGAGAGAGCGCTATCGGGGCTGGGCTCCCGGGCCGCTAATGCGGTACACGTGGGCGACAGCGTGCTTCTCGACATCTACGGCGCCCGGGAGGCTGGCATGAGCGCCATACTCTTCAACAAGTACTCGGTGCGCTTCGAGAAGTACGCGACAAGGTACTACGAGGCCAACGGCCGCAGCGGCACGCCGGACGCCGCCGTCGAGCGGCTTGCGGACGTGACTTCCGCCGTCGAGGCGCTCGAGATAAAGTAA
- the nth gene encoding endonuclease III domain-containing protein produces the protein MMDIDLRSTMDIQITALEWMLRDDGRYVRYYPEAGRDVYLEQLPDGSLRVTPPEFHDEVMSIFEYPLNGVYCGDNKLLLRLREFYRRCWVMKLQDPYISLIITILTQNKTADSARRTFHKLQHRYNGIDVHKMAGADKKELEELIHYSGPYKAAYIIECSRQIIERWGGSLEWMKKVSTEEAREALLSLYGVGPKTADCVLLFSLGHSVTPVDTHICRVSQRLGLSTSTGDSEAAKRKVKEDLEKKHRIPGMAHLLIINLGRDFCKALVPLHHICPVEDICPKRGVVRPERLL, from the coding sequence ATGATGGACATCGACCTTCGCTCCACCATGGACATCCAGATCACCGCCCTTGAGTGGATGCTCCGTGACGACGGCAGGTACGTCCGGTACTACCCGGAGGCGGGCAGGGACGTGTACCTGGAACAGCTTCCCGACGGTTCCCTCAGGGTGACGCCGCCAGAGTTCCACGACGAGGTGATGTCCATATTCGAATATCCCCTGAACGGAGTGTACTGTGGCGATAACAAGCTACTGCTAAGGCTCCGGGAATTTTACAGGCGCTGCTGGGTCATGAAGCTCCAGGACCCCTACATCTCATTGATCATTACCATACTGACGCAGAACAAGACGGCTGACAGCGCCCGAAGGACGTTCCACAAGCTGCAGCACCGGTACAATGGCATCGACGTGCACAAGATGGCGGGCGCCGACAAGAAGGAGCTGGAGGAGCTCATCCACTATTCCGGCCCGTACAAGGCCGCATACATCATCGAGTGCTCCAGGCAGATCATCGAGCGGTGGGGCGGGAGCCTGGAGTGGATGAAAAAGGTCTCGACCGAGGAGGCCCGGGAGGCGCTGCTAAGCTTATACGGCGTGGGCCCCAAGACGGCAGACTGCGTCCTGTTATTTTCGCTGGGCCACAGCGTTACCCCCGTGGACACCCACATCTGCCGGGTGTCACAGAGGCTGGGCCTGAGCACGTCCACGGGAGACAGCGAGGCCGCGAAGAGGAAGGTCAAGGAAGACCTGGAGAAGAAGCACAGGATACCTGGCATGGCCCACCTTCTTATCATCAACCTGGGGAGGGACTTCTGCAAGGCCCTTGTGCCCCTCCACCACATCTGCCCCGTCGAGGACATATGCCCAAAGCGGGGGGTGGTCAGGCCTGAAAGGCTCCTGTGA
- a CDS encoding DUF2117 domain-containing protein: protein MHGPEAVYSGEVSKVISFLESRGDVRAFAAGTMCRTAIIDMRLENVIDITVCDLPSRTLSAIPCAVPIMVNNGKSVESGLAFGDIVAGRTKRTAIQVERASEKDGVIVLWEVEPNETASWVARALSEHFAVPLRQLWPSVNSEGECHAVRCACPGEPLFVNGVLIGVVESPEVKAYIRDGRIVRLEGVSAKDTGLARLGQLKEAKFKSGYIRYKAGPACDVPVRYGKGRMAVIDHIAFSSLERIDPDTVCALTVGDDTTEVAGDVLARRGVRVIGITDGDRDGVLKGPARASGSVILRILSTTDDEAGAALARKINGTDTFEGFVAKVREELARMGVEYEVAP, encoded by the coding sequence GTGCATGGCCCCGAGGCGGTCTACTCCGGCGAGGTCTCGAAGGTCATCTCCTTTTTAGAGTCCCGGGGCGACGTGCGGGCCTTCGCCGCGGGCACCATGTGCCGGACCGCCATCATCGACATGAGGCTGGAGAACGTCATCGATATCACTGTTTGCGACCTGCCCAGCCGGACGCTGTCCGCCATCCCGTGCGCCGTGCCCATCATGGTGAACAACGGGAAGTCCGTCGAGTCGGGCCTGGCGTTCGGGGACATCGTGGCGGGCCGCACGAAGAGGACGGCCATACAGGTGGAGAGGGCCTCCGAGAAGGACGGAGTTATCGTTTTATGGGAGGTCGAGCCGAACGAGACGGCCTCCTGGGTGGCGCGGGCTCTCTCGGAGCATTTCGCCGTACCCTTGAGACAGCTCTGGCCCTCCGTGAACAGCGAGGGCGAGTGCCACGCGGTGAGGTGCGCCTGCCCCGGCGAGCCGCTCTTCGTCAACGGCGTCCTCATCGGAGTCGTGGAGAGCCCCGAGGTGAAGGCATACATCAGGGACGGCCGGATCGTGCGGCTGGAAGGCGTATCTGCAAAGGATACGGGCCTGGCCAGGCTGGGCCAGTTAAAAGAGGCGAAGTTCAAGTCGGGCTACATCCGCTACAAGGCCGGCCCGGCGTGCGACGTGCCCGTGAGGTACGGCAAGGGGAGGATGGCGGTCATCGACCACATCGCGTTCAGCTCCCTGGAGCGCATCGACCCCGACACGGTGTGCGCCCTGACCGTGGGCGACGACACGACGGAGGTGGCGGGCGACGTCCTGGCCCGGAGGGGCGTGCGGGTCATCGGCATCACCGACGGCGACCGGGACGGCGTGCTGAAGGGCCCCGCCAGGGCATCGGGCTCCGTCATCCTCCGGATCCTGAGCACGACGGACGACGAGGCCGGGGCGGCGCTGGCCAGAAAGATCAATGGTACCGACACCTTCGAGGGCTTCGTGGCTAAGGTCAGGGAGGAGCTGGCCAGGATGGGCGTCGAGTACGAGGTGGCCCCGTGA
- the rnhB gene encoding ribonuclease HII, whose amino-acid sequence MIAGIDEAGRGPVIGPMVVCGVSVSEKKLRKIKSMGLKDSKLLTPKKREEFAVKIKDVCEYELVVVGPERIDSRANDELNLNELEVECFSNILKALRPATAYVDACDVNAERFGINVKKGLDFEVEVISRHNADRDYPVVSAASILAKVHRDALIKEICDSIGENVGSGYSHDQVTIEFLKGYYKKNKCMPPFARKSWKTTSAIISDCLQARLFQFE is encoded by the coding sequence GTGATCGCGGGCATCGACGAGGCGGGCCGGGGCCCGGTCATCGGCCCCATGGTGGTCTGCGGCGTCTCGGTCAGCGAAAAGAAGCTCCGTAAGATCAAGTCCATGGGCTTAAAGGACTCCAAGCTGCTGACCCCAAAGAAGCGGGAGGAGTTCGCCGTAAAAATAAAAGATGTCTGCGAGTACGAGCTCGTGGTCGTCGGGCCGGAGCGCATCGACTCCCGTGCCAATGACGAGCTGAACCTTAACGAGCTCGAGGTCGAGTGTTTTTCTAATATACTAAAAGCCTTGAGGCCGGCCACCGCGTACGTCGATGCCTGCGACGTGAACGCGGAGCGGTTCGGTATTAACGTGAAGAAGGGCCTGGACTTCGAGGTGGAGGTCATCTCGAGGCACAACGCCGACCGGGATTACCCGGTGGTATCGGCCGCCTCCATCCTGGCCAAGGTGCACAGGGACGCGTTGATCAAGGAGATCTGCGACTCCATCGGCGAGAACGTGGGGAGCGGGTACTCGCACGACCAGGTCACCATCGAATTCTTAAAAGGCTATTATAAAAAAAATAAGTGTATGCCCCCGTTCGCCCGGAAGTCGTGGAAGACCACGTCGGCCATCATCAGCGACTGCCTGCAGGCGAGGCTTTTCCAGTTTGAATGA
- a CDS encoding EF-Tu/IF-2/RF-3 family GTPase, whose translation MVNVTMAGGEKSGKTTLASKLGKKGTESDITLYNFTKGENILTIVDPIGYPKSPKPLVNGVNMSDVVVFCVSATGLDARAGECIILMDLLRPRHGIITITRTDESNPYAVEELSSKIKALTKGTAMEGWEIIPTSTKSFEGVDRLKDRLFELDNLLKKEYVSHVSKPVRIPIDHHFNVTGIGCVVLGYVLQGTVNIHDKLMVYPLKQEAEVRSIQMQDNDVKQSKAGDRVGLALKGVQSKDLDRGFIISASETVADTLKLKCRTARFKGEFNAGDKVHLYVGLQSTPALVTGIKGAAATASNSNYEVDIKTDKEVAYNPGDMFLLSKLDDPKQRFLASGTP comes from the coding sequence ATGGTCAACGTGACAATGGCCGGCGGAGAGAAGAGCGGCAAGACCACTCTCGCCTCGAAGCTCGGCAAAAAAGGCACCGAATCAGACATCACTCTGTATAATTTTACCAAGGGCGAGAACATCCTGACGATCGTGGACCCCATCGGGTACCCGAAGTCCCCGAAGCCCCTCGTGAACGGCGTCAACATGTCGGACGTCGTCGTATTCTGCGTATCCGCCACGGGCCTGGACGCCCGGGCCGGGGAGTGCATCATCCTCATGGACCTGCTCAGGCCCAGGCACGGCATCATCACCATCACGAGGACTGACGAGTCGAACCCGTACGCCGTCGAGGAACTCTCCAGCAAGATCAAGGCGCTCACGAAGGGCACGGCCATGGAAGGCTGGGAGATCATCCCCACCTCGACCAAGTCGTTCGAGGGCGTCGACCGGCTTAAGGACCGCCTGTTCGAGCTGGACAACCTCCTTAAGAAAGAATACGTGTCCCATGTCAGCAAGCCCGTGCGCATCCCCATCGACCACCACTTCAACGTGACGGGCATCGGCTGTGTCGTCCTGGGCTACGTCCTCCAGGGCACGGTGAACATCCACGATAAGCTCATGGTCTATCCCCTGAAGCAGGAGGCCGAGGTCCGCTCCATCCAGATGCAGGACAACGACGTGAAGCAGTCGAAGGCGGGCGACCGGGTCGGCCTCGCGCTGAAGGGCGTGCAGAGCAAGGACCTGGACCGGGGCTTCATCATTTCCGCCTCGGAGACCGTAGCGGACACGCTAAAACTGAAGTGCCGGACCGCCCGGTTCAAGGGCGAGTTCAACGCAGGCGACAAGGTGCACCTCTACGTTGGCCTCCAGTCCACGCCGGCGCTGGTCACGGGCATCAAGGGCGCCGCTGCGACCGCCTCTAATAGTAATTACGAGGTCGACATCAAGACGGACAAGGAGGTCGCCTACAACCCGGGCGACATGTTCCTGCTATCGAAACTGGACGACCCGAAGCAGCGTTTCCTGGCCAGCGGCACGCCTTAA
- a CDS encoding roadblock/LC7 domain-containing protein, whose translation MNVEGALPQEKADRLKAALSRLKGSGIEASAAISRDGTLLAADVAPGEERKIFAPMYAAMLGAAEEASSELRAGIPRRVVMEVGEKRLVAVGAGPKALVVALIGPKAAYREALADVDRAAAEVKAIMAK comes from the coding sequence ATGAATGTGGAAGGGGCACTGCCTCAGGAGAAGGCGGACCGGCTAAAGGCCGCGCTGTCCAGGCTGAAGGGGTCCGGCATAGAGGCCTCTGCGGCCATCTCCCGGGACGGCACGCTCCTGGCAGCGGACGTGGCCCCTGGAGAGGAGCGCAAGATCTTCGCCCCAATGTACGCCGCCATGCTGGGCGCCGCCGAGGAGGCGTCATCCGAGCTGAGGGCGGGGATACCCAGGCGGGTGGTCATGGAGGTCGGGGAGAAGAGGCTCGTCGCCGTGGGCGCGGGCCCGAAGGCCCTGGTCGTGGCGCTCATCGGCCCGAAGGCCGCATACAGGGAGGCCCTGGCGGACGTCGACCGGGCGGCGGCCGAGGTTAAGGCCATCATGGCAAAGTGA
- the alaS gene encoding alanine--tRNA ligase encodes MDDKQIKKLMKPEFAKNYEKYYPVKTLRSLGYERYVCKKCGRGFWSQTPRDFCDEAECSGGYRFIGESLTRKKFEYKEAWDCYVKTFEQWGYVPLERYPTVARWYEDLYFVAAGINDFQPYVVSGELEPPAPAVLEPQFCLRFNDIDNVGITGRHYTGFIMVGQHTFNTPEKHVYFKEEGIAQIQEFLTKGLGIPAHEILFHEDVWAGGGNFGPSIEYFSRGLELGNQVYMQYEQLPDGFRELKTKVIDMGAGLERWAWFSQGLPMSYDATFPKTMDFLYTKTGYRPDPEFQARFAKYAGILNVDELEDAHSAWNDIAGQMGMSLDELKGAVYKNRALYAIADHTRSLLVAIHDGALPSNVGGGYNLRNLLRRCWTLADQYGLDVDLNDVFRCHIDEFGSWYTELKDYGSLFDIIDVEKKRYDESKQKSQNIIKRMVKSKEAFTPEKLVELYDSQGVAPEMIKESKPDLEIPEDFYVRVQARHERREERKVEASETAGLPKTVPMYYEKPHEFRFEADVVKLITPVKVVLDRTLFYPLGGGQAGDTGFMNGIKVKDVYKQDGVVVHVLESPLPADAKRVVGEVDKDRRRILSAHHTSTHIVNYAARKVLGDHVWQAGAEKTPEKARLDITHYESLTFAQLQEIERVANGLVMENVPVHVEELSRTEAERRYSMRIYQGGAVPGKVLRIIRIPGYDVEACGGIHVDNTAKVGFIKMLSSERIQDGVVRLEFKSLDNSLNEVQYHDRLLKEVSDLWGVGYDDIPKTAARFFNEWKELSKQNKDLQSRMVRALIEGSLNSDTIDLSLPSGDFGTVMKAVEALKPRFKGKTVFLKGDNFAYGYSETVNVKEKLGEGYMNVTGSEREARAFKAKPKA; translated from the coding sequence ATGGACGATAAGCAGATCAAAAAACTCATGAAGCCGGAGTTCGCGAAGAACTACGAGAAGTACTATCCGGTTAAAACGTTACGCTCATTGGGCTACGAGAGGTACGTGTGTAAGAAGTGCGGCAGGGGGTTCTGGAGCCAGACGCCCCGGGACTTCTGCGACGAGGCGGAGTGCAGCGGCGGATACCGTTTCATAGGGGAGTCGCTCACCCGGAAGAAGTTCGAGTACAAGGAAGCCTGGGACTGCTACGTTAAGACGTTCGAGCAGTGGGGATACGTGCCCCTCGAACGGTACCCGACCGTGGCCCGCTGGTACGAGGACCTTTATTTTGTGGCCGCCGGCATCAACGACTTTCAGCCCTACGTGGTCTCCGGCGAGCTGGAGCCCCCGGCCCCCGCCGTGCTGGAGCCCCAGTTCTGCTTAAGGTTCAACGACATCGATAACGTGGGCATCACCGGCCGGCACTACACCGGATTCATCATGGTGGGCCAGCACACGTTCAACACGCCCGAGAAGCACGTCTACTTCAAGGAGGAGGGCATCGCCCAGATACAGGAGTTCTTAACGAAGGGCCTGGGCATACCGGCCCACGAGATCCTGTTCCACGAGGACGTGTGGGCCGGGGGAGGCAACTTCGGCCCCTCCATCGAGTACTTCTCGAGGGGCCTGGAGCTGGGCAACCAGGTATACATGCAGTACGAGCAGCTTCCGGACGGCTTCAGGGAACTAAAGACGAAGGTCATCGACATGGGCGCCGGCCTGGAGAGGTGGGCATGGTTCAGTCAGGGCCTGCCGATGTCCTACGACGCCACCTTCCCGAAGACGATGGACTTTTTATACACCAAAACGGGCTACCGCCCCGACCCCGAGTTCCAGGCGCGCTTCGCGAAGTACGCCGGCATTCTCAACGTGGACGAGCTCGAGGACGCCCACTCGGCGTGGAACGACATCGCCGGCCAGATGGGCATGAGCTTGGATGAGCTCAAGGGCGCCGTCTACAAGAACCGCGCATTATACGCCATCGCCGACCACACGAGGAGCCTGCTGGTCGCCATCCACGACGGAGCGCTTCCATCCAACGTGGGCGGAGGCTACAACCTCAGGAATCTGCTGAGGCGCTGCTGGACGCTCGCCGATCAATATGGCCTCGACGTCGACCTGAACGACGTCTTCAGGTGCCACATCGACGAGTTCGGCTCCTGGTACACGGAGCTCAAGGACTACGGCAGCCTATTCGACATCATCGACGTGGAAAAGAAGCGCTACGATGAATCAAAACAAAAAAGCCAGAACATCATCAAGCGCATGGTCAAGTCGAAGGAGGCGTTCACGCCCGAGAAGCTCGTCGAGCTATACGACTCCCAGGGCGTCGCCCCCGAGATGATAAAGGAGTCGAAGCCCGACCTGGAGATACCCGAGGACTTCTACGTCCGGGTGCAGGCCAGGCACGAGCGCCGGGAGGAGCGCAAGGTCGAGGCCAGCGAGACCGCGGGCCTGCCGAAGACAGTGCCGATGTACTATGAGAAGCCCCACGAGTTCAGGTTCGAGGCCGACGTCGTGAAGCTCATCACGCCCGTGAAAGTAGTGCTCGACCGGACGCTGTTCTACCCGCTGGGAGGCGGCCAGGCCGGAGACACGGGGTTCATGAACGGCATAAAGGTGAAGGACGTGTACAAGCAGGACGGCGTCGTCGTCCACGTCCTGGAGTCGCCCCTGCCGGCCGACGCGAAGAGGGTCGTCGGCGAAGTCGATAAGGACAGGCGGCGCATCCTCTCGGCCCACCACACCTCGACGCACATCGTCAACTACGCGGCCCGAAAAGTGCTGGGCGACCACGTCTGGCAGGCGGGCGCCGAGAAGACGCCGGAGAAGGCGAGGCTGGACATCACCCACTACGAGTCGCTCACCTTCGCCCAGCTCCAGGAGATCGAGCGGGTCGCCAACGGCCTGGTCATGGAGAACGTGCCCGTCCACGTGGAGGAGCTTTCGAGGACCGAGGCGGAGAGGCGGTACTCCATGCGGATCTACCAGGGCGGCGCGGTGCCGGGCAAGGTGCTCCGGATCATCAGGATCCCCGGGTACGACGTGGAGGCATGCGGAGGCATACACGTCGATAACACGGCCAAGGTGGGCTTCATAAAGATGCTGTCCTCGGAGCGCATCCAGGACGGAGTCGTGAGGCTCGAGTTCAAGTCCTTAGACAATTCCTTAAACGAAGTCCAGTACCACGACCGTCTCCTCAAGGAGGTCTCCGACCTCTGGGGCGTCGGGTACGACGACATCCCGAAGACTGCGGCCCGGTTCTTCAACGAGTGGAAGGAGCTGTCCAAGCAGAACAAGGATTTACAATCCCGGATGGTCCGGGCTCTCATCGAGGGCTCATTGAACAGCGACACCATCGACCTTTCGCTGCCCTCCGGGGACTTCGGCACCGTCATGAAGGCCGTGGAGGCGCTCAAGCCCCGGTTCAAGGGGAAGACGGTGTTCCTCAAGGGCGACAACTTCGCGTACGGCTACTCGGAGACGGTCAACGTAAAGGAGAAGCTGGGCGAGGGCTACATGAACGTCACCGGAAGCGAGCGCGAGGCCCGGGCCTTCAAGGCGAAGCCCAAAGCGTAA